The Kosakonia sacchari SP1 genome includes a window with the following:
- a CDS encoding RHS repeat-associated core domain-containing protein, giving the protein MSTSLYSKTPSVTVLDNRALLVRAIVYHRHPDTPAITEERITRHQFDTCGLPSQSADPRLHAAGLVNFSFISDLGGTPLRTQSVDAGTTVVLNDAAGRIFLQVSNIGEGNERSAAVTRTFQYEDASLPGRLLGITEQAAGENARATERFVWGGHSADEQSHNLAGQPVSHYDPAGLLSTGSVSLNGVPLSVTRQLLPDDAEADWQGADASAWNDLLAGETYTTNGTVDAAGNVLTTTDAKGNLQRVAYDVAGLLKGSWLTVKGGTEQIIVKSLSYSAAGQKLREEHGNGVVTTYSYEAETQRLIGIKTERLSAAKVLQDLRYEYDPVGNVLVITNDAEETRFWRNQEVVPENRYTYDSLYQLISATGREMANAVQQGSNLPPYSSFDDATYTNYSRTYAYDNAGNLTKIQHSAPASGNNYTTSITVSSRSNRAVLSTFTENPADVDALFTAGGQQKQLLPGQNLLWTARQELQKVTPVTRDGAADDSESYRYDASSQRIVKITSQLTGNTTQTKRVIYLPGLELRSSATEELQIITVGEAGRAQVRVLHWESGQPDGISNDPIRYSYDNLTGSSSLEVDSSGELISQEEYYPYGGTALFAARSQLEADYKTIRYSGKEQDATGLCYYGYRYYQPWAGRWLSADPAGTVDGLNLFRMVRNNPITLHDNNGLAPVAKSLTAHVQRAGLQAEPVESYQDVFHAIFHVHGEAAYNEVWATLSESIPLSSSEPITREHMEAIADFIEKKEIISGMVYASTTPEDIPIDISEVQAHLHKIPLNILKKVHSLGQFITATNDNITNHPSRHHFKGITPRGWPDDLTWDSVPGVGAEGKGAAEGMHPDETIIALSQNQHGGWSLAEGHTSTSLVLHEYAHAIDRSLGEKALMGPRGTGDVGDFLSRRNSFISVWEQDLSHTDPASDDYYYWQGGSEGGAEEAFAEGFSEIYSGKNVHNWPNVKSYISHKMQHL; this is encoded by the coding sequence ATGAGCACATCACTTTACAGTAAAACCCCGTCCGTCACGGTGCTTGATAACCGTGCTCTGCTAGTACGCGCTATCGTTTATCACCGCCATCCGGACACCCCGGCCATCACCGAAGAACGCATCACCCGCCATCAGTTTGATACGTGCGGTCTGCCCTCTCAGAGCGCTGACCCGCGCCTGCACGCCGCCGGGCTGGTGAATTTTAGCTTTATCAGTGACCTCGGTGGTACGCCGCTGCGCACGCAGAGTGTCGATGCCGGAACGACCGTAGTGCTGAACGACGCCGCCGGGCGGATTTTTTTGCAGGTCAGCAATATTGGCGAGGGTAACGAACGCAGCGCCGCCGTGACCCGCACTTTTCAGTATGAAGATGCCAGCCTGCCGGGGCGGTTGCTCGGCATTACTGAGCAGGCTGCCGGGGAAAACGCACGCGCAACCGAACGGTTTGTCTGGGGTGGTCATTCCGCAGATGAACAGAGCCACAATCTTGCCGGTCAGCCAGTGAGCCATTACGACCCGGCAGGTCTGCTTTCAACGGGCAGTGTTTCGCTGAACGGCGTACCGCTTTCCGTCACCCGCCAGTTGCTGCCGGACGATGCAGAAGCAGACTGGCAGGGGGCGGATGCCTCGGCGTGGAACGACCTGCTGGCGGGCGAAACCTACACGACCAACGGCACGGTCGACGCGGCCGGAAATGTACTCACCACCACCGACGCGAAAGGTAATCTCCAGCGCGTGGCGTATGACGTGGCGGGGCTGCTGAAGGGAAGCTGGCTGACGGTGAAGGGGGGGACAGAGCAGATTATCGTGAAATCCCTGTCATACTCCGCCGCCGGGCAGAAGCTGCGCGAGGAACACGGCAACGGCGTGGTAACCACGTACAGTTATGAAGCGGAAACGCAGCGTCTTATTGGTATTAAAACGGAACGTCTGTCTGCTGCAAAAGTGCTGCAGGATTTGCGCTACGAATACGACCCGGTGGGCAACGTGCTGGTTATCACTAACGATGCCGAGGAGACGCGTTTCTGGCGCAATCAGGAAGTGGTTCCCGAAAACCGCTACACCTACGACAGTTTGTACCAGCTTATCAGCGCGACCGGGCGTGAAATGGCGAACGCGGTACAGCAGGGCAGCAACCTTCCACCCTATTCCTCTTTTGACGACGCCACCTACACGAATTATTCCCGCACATACGCCTACGACAACGCCGGAAACCTGACGAAAATTCAGCACAGCGCACCCGCGTCCGGCAATAACTACACGACATCAATTACAGTCAGCAGCCGCAGCAACCGCGCGGTGCTCAGCACGTTTACGGAAAACCCGGCCGATGTCGATGCGCTGTTCACCGCCGGCGGGCAGCAGAAACAGCTTTTACCGGGGCAGAATCTGTTGTGGACGGCGCGCCAGGAGTTGCAAAAAGTCACGCCCGTCACCCGCGACGGCGCAGCCGACGACAGCGAAAGTTACCGCTATGACGCCAGCAGCCAGCGCATCGTCAAAATCACCTCACAGCTGACCGGCAACACCACGCAGACAAAACGGGTGATTTACCTGCCGGGTCTGGAACTGCGCAGCAGCGCAACCGAAGAATTGCAGATAATAACGGTTGGCGAAGCCGGCCGCGCGCAGGTGCGGGTTTTACACTGGGAGAGTGGTCAGCCTGACGGCATCAGCAATGACCCGATTCGTTACAGCTACGACAACCTGACCGGCAGCAGCAGTCTGGAAGTGGACAGCAGCGGTGAGTTAATCAGCCAGGAGGAGTATTACCCCTATGGCGGCACGGCGCTGTTTGCCGCCCGCAGCCAGCTGGAGGCGGATTACAAAACGATTCGTTATTCCGGCAAGGAGCAGGATGCCACGGGGCTCTGTTACTACGGCTACCGCTATTACCAGCCGTGGGCGGGACGGTGGCTGAGTGCCGACCCTGCGGGTACGGTGGACGGGCTGAACCTCTTCAGAATGGTGCGCAACAACCCCATCACGCTTCACGATAACAATGGGCTTGCACCCGTCGCAAAATCCCTTACCGCGCATGTACAACGCGCCGGTTTACAGGCCGAGCCAGTAGAAAGTTATCAGGATGTTTTTCATGCCATATTCCATGTTCATGGTGAGGCGGCATATAACGAGGTATGGGCAACGCTTAGCGAAAGTATCCCATTAAGCAGCTCAGAACCTATCACCAGGGAGCATATGGAAGCGATCGCAGATTTTATCGAAAAAAAAGAAATAATTTCTGGAATGGTGTATGCCAGCACGACACCAGAGGATATCCCAATAGATATCAGTGAAGTACAAGCCCATCTGCATAAAATCCCCCTGAATATATTGAAAAAAGTACATTCATTAGGTCAATTTATCACCGCGACGAATGACAACATTACCAATCACCCTAGCCGTCATCACTTCAAAGGCATTACACCAAGAGGATGGCCTGATGATTTAACATGGGATTCGGTTCCCGGGGTAGGTGCAGAAGGTAAAGGGGCTGCGGAAGGAATGCATCCTGACGAAACAATAATTGCTTTAAGCCAAAATCAGCACGGAGGTTGGTCGCTGGCAGAGGGACATACCTCAACGAGTTTAGTTCTACACGAATATGCGCATGCGATTGATCGCAGTCTGGGCGAAAAGGCGCTGATGGGACCAAGGGGAACCGGTGATGTTGGGGACTTTTTGAGTCGACGTAATAGTTTCATTTCGGTTTGGGAACAAGATTTAAGCCATACAGATCCCGCATCCGATGATTATTATTACTGGCAAGGCGGCAGTGAAGGGGGCGCAGAAGAAGCCTTTGCTGAGGGATTTAGCGAAATATACTCAGGGAAAAATGTCCACAATTGGCCAAATGTGAAATCCTATATTTCACATAAAATGCAACATCTCTAA